The following are encoded in a window of Ruminiclostridium herbifermentans genomic DNA:
- the leuS gene encoding leucine--tRNA ligase, whose protein sequence is MPYSADIDRKWQKKWADTEIYKFNPDNIDKKLYCLEMFSYPSGANLHVGHWYNYSLTDSWARMKRMQGYEVFHPMGFDAFGLPAENYAIKTGIHPEDSTLKNIETMEQQLKELGATFDWDYEIKTCMPDYYKWTQWLFLQLYKAGLAYRKNAPVNWCPKCNTVLANEQVINGTCERCESEVTKRDLTQWFFKITAYAQELIDKLDILDWPEKTKKIQTNWIGRSEGAEIEFQVADQELSFKVFTTRADTLYGVTYVVLAPENPLVDKITTAENRAAIEKYIEDTKKQTDIERLSTTKEKTGAFTGAYAVHPITGEKVPIWIADYVLASYGTGCVMAVPAHDERDFDFATKYSLPIKRVIKSADGTNDDLPFCEYGLLVNSAEFDGVSSDDARIGIVKKLEADKKGSLKINYRLRDWLVSRQRYWGAPIPVIYCEHCGEVAVPEKDLPVMLPYNVEFKPDGESPLKKCDEFINTVCPKCGGPAKRDADTLDTFVCSSWYYLRYPDNKNSDKPFDTEWINKILPVDKYVGGAEHAAMHLLYARFITKALRDLGYVNFDEPFLSLVHQGTILGSDGNKMSKSKGNTISPDEYVRKYGSDIFRMYLGFGFNYVDGGPWSDDGLKAISRFVGRIERLVESLAEQKQKTSRTDMDKDDKELNYARHFAIKNATQDTERFQFNTSISRCMELVNALYKYDAEVKVKNIKLFEDTISDLVKLVSPFAPHFAEEQWELLGYEYSIFNQPWPQYDDKALTKDTIEIAVQINGTVRGKIDISANADNSEAEAAALADDKIKQFLEGKEIKKVIVVKGRLVNIVAK, encoded by the coding sequence ATGCCATACTCAGCAGATATAGATAGAAAGTGGCAAAAAAAGTGGGCAGATACTGAGATTTACAAATTTAATCCTGATAATATTGACAAAAAGCTATACTGCCTTGAAATGTTCTCATACCCATCAGGAGCAAACCTGCACGTTGGTCACTGGTATAATTACAGTTTAACTGATTCATGGGCAAGAATGAAGAGAATGCAAGGTTATGAAGTCTTCCATCCAATGGGTTTTGATGCTTTTGGATTGCCAGCTGAAAACTATGCAATTAAAACAGGTATTCATCCTGAAGATTCAACGCTTAAAAACATTGAGACAATGGAACAGCAGCTAAAAGAATTAGGCGCAACCTTTGATTGGGATTATGAGATAAAAACTTGTATGCCAGACTACTATAAATGGACACAATGGCTGTTCCTGCAATTATATAAAGCTGGACTGGCTTACAGAAAAAATGCGCCTGTAAACTGGTGTCCAAAATGTAATACAGTTCTTGCAAACGAGCAGGTTATCAATGGTACCTGTGAAAGATGTGAAAGTGAAGTAACTAAACGTGACCTTACACAATGGTTCTTCAAGATTACAGCTTATGCTCAGGAACTTATTGACAAGCTGGATATTCTTGATTGGCCTGAAAAAACTAAAAAGATTCAAACAAACTGGATTGGACGCTCAGAAGGTGCAGAAATTGAATTCCAAGTAGCTGACCAAGAGTTAAGCTTCAAGGTGTTTACAACAAGAGCCGATACCCTTTATGGTGTAACATATGTGGTTCTGGCTCCAGAAAATCCACTTGTAGATAAAATTACTACTGCTGAAAACAGAGCAGCAATTGAAAAATATATCGAAGATACCAAGAAACAAACTGATATTGAAAGACTCTCAACAACTAAAGAAAAAACTGGAGCCTTTACAGGGGCTTATGCTGTTCACCCAATAACAGGTGAAAAAGTGCCAATATGGATTGCTGATTATGTATTGGCAAGCTACGGTACAGGTTGTGTAATGGCTGTTCCTGCTCACGATGAAAGAGACTTTGACTTTGCCACAAAATATAGTCTCCCAATAAAGAGAGTAATCAAGAGTGCTGATGGAACTAATGATGATTTACCCTTCTGTGAATATGGTTTACTTGTAAATAGTGCAGAATTTGACGGTGTATCATCTGATGATGCTAGAATCGGTATTGTTAAAAAGCTGGAAGCAGACAAAAAGGGTAGCTTAAAAATTAATTACCGCCTTAGAGATTGGCTGGTATCCAGGCAAAGATACTGGGGTGCTCCAATACCAGTAATTTATTGTGAACACTGTGGTGAAGTTGCTGTTCCTGAAAAGGATTTACCAGTTATGCTTCCATATAATGTTGAGTTTAAGCCAGATGGAGAATCACCACTAAAGAAGTGTGACGAATTTATAAATACAGTTTGTCCAAAGTGCGGCGGCCCTGCAAAAAGAGATGCTGATACACTAGATACCTTCGTATGCTCATCTTGGTATTACTTAAGATACCCAGACAATAAGAACAGTGACAAACCTTTTGATACAGAATGGATTAATAAGATTTTACCTGTAGATAAATATGTCGGTGGTGCTGAGCACGCAGCGATGCATTTGCTTTATGCTCGTTTTATAACAAAAGCACTGCGTGATCTCGGTTATGTTAATTTTGACGAACCATTCTTATCTTTAGTTCATCAGGGTACAATCCTTGGTTCAGATGGAAACAAAATGAGTAAGTCAAAGGGCAACACAATTTCACCAGATGAATATGTACGTAAATATGGTTCAGATATATTCAGAATGTATCTTGGATTTGGATTTAATTATGTTGATGGTGGTCCATGGAGTGACGATGGTCTCAAGGCAATATCAAGATTTGTTGGCAGAATAGAGAGATTGGTAGAAAGTCTTGCAGAGCAAAAGCAAAAAACATCTAGAACTGATATGGATAAGGACGACAAGGAATTAAACTATGCTCGTCATTTTGCAATAAAAAATGCAACACAGGATACAGAGAGATTCCAGTTTAATACTTCTATTTCTCGCTGTATGGAACTTGTTAATGCACTGTACAAATATGATGCAGAGGTTAAGGTTAAAAACATCAAACTCTTTGAGGATACTATCTCTGACCTTGTTAAATTAGTTTCTCCTTTTGCTCCTCATTTTGCAGAAGAGCAATGGGAACTACTGGGCTATGAGTATTCAATATTCAACCAGCCTTGGCCACAATACGATGATAAGGCATTGACTAAAGACACTATTGAAATTGCAGTTCAAATAAACGGAACTGTAAGAGGAAAAATCGATATATCTGCCAATGCTGATAATAGCGAAGCAGAAGCTGCAGCTTTAGCAGATGATAAAATAAAGCAATTTTTAGAAGGCAAGGAAATTAAAAAAGTTATTGTTGTTAAAGGCCGTCTAGTTAACATTGTTGCAAAGTAA
- a CDS encoding NAD-dependent epimerase/dehydratase family protein, which translates to MDKIIEQDCLEYIKRINFVPLYGKTVLITGANGLIGTYIIYMLHLVNTMEGANINIVGISRNAPCQALRDIFDSNYKFISSDLNKIDYTTLQLKTDYIIHGATYAQPGKFLRNYLDTIHLNTTATERLLQKAKEDGARFLFLSSSEIYGEPDKYNIPTPEEFPGLCSPVGIRAIYSESKRMGETLCFAYKNFEGVDAKIARISMTYGPGVKLEDERVMANFIKQALNDKKIVMLDDGSKVRTFCYIADGVLMLLNILLHGNDFVYNVGGRDCISIRRLAEEICALTGSTLSVELHEKPSAQNIKVSPERVELDIKKICTEFKIDNFKPFKEGLTRTIVWNVLRSKGL; encoded by the coding sequence ATGGACAAAATTATTGAACAAGATTGCTTGGAGTATATAAAGAGAATAAATTTTGTACCGTTGTATGGAAAGACAGTGTTAATAACAGGTGCTAACGGATTAATAGGAACTTATATTATATATATGCTCCATTTGGTGAATACAATGGAGGGAGCAAATATTAATATTGTCGGAATTAGCAGAAATGCTCCTTGTCAGGCGCTAAGAGATATTTTCGACAGTAATTATAAATTTATTTCCTCTGACCTAAATAAAATAGATTATACAACTCTGCAGCTAAAAACTGATTATATTATTCATGGTGCAACCTATGCACAGCCTGGCAAATTCCTAAGAAATTATCTTGATACAATACATTTAAACACCACTGCTACTGAAAGGCTTTTGCAAAAGGCAAAGGAGGATGGTGCTAGGTTCTTGTTTTTAAGTTCATCAGAGATTTATGGAGAACCTGACAAGTATAACATTCCAACTCCAGAAGAATTTCCTGGACTATGCTCGCCTGTAGGAATACGAGCTATTTATTCTGAATCCAAAAGGATGGGTGAAACACTTTGCTTTGCATATAAAAACTTTGAAGGTGTTGATGCTAAGATTGCCAGAATATCTATGACCTATGGCCCAGGCGTAAAGCTAGAAGATGAAAGGGTAATGGCAAATTTTATAAAGCAAGCACTAAACGATAAAAAAATTGTTATGCTTGATGACGGGAGCAAGGTAAGGACATTTTGTTATATAGCAGATGGTGTACTAATGCTGCTTAATATTCTTTTGCATGGTAATGATTTTGTTTACAATGTAGGAGGAAGGGATTGCATAAGCATTAGAAGGCTGGCTGAGGAAATATGTGCACTGACAGGAAGTACTCTTTCGGTTGAACTACATGAGAAGCCTTCAGCACAAAATATTAAAGTATCTCCTGAACGTGTTGAATTGGATATCAAAAAGATATGTACAGAATTTAAAATAGATAATTTTAAACCCTTCAAGGAGGGACTGACTCGAACTATTGTTTGGAATGTGCTGAGAAGTAAAGGTTTGTAA
- a CDS encoding O-fucosyltransferase family protein, with translation MPSERFLLIKSWGCGFWSDVDHVMGQLLVAELTNRIPVIYWGTNSLYAESFKSNAFDLYFEPVSDYTIYDVIKPQYTYYPPIWRYDNVMVEDLDKITWIYRNLGDLMGSDANVVVSDVHYFVRPIINYITKDHWAYGMTSQEIYRGLFDKYIRLKPDIDLEIQEFFNANLRDYRPTLGVHIRGGDKVREVENLSSLNKRYHTAIAKFLDKYNIQRILLLTDCEDIVKDFIKRYGSKVVFTDCRRGALNATDNAPHLQDYTHKRRKGIEIIKDTYLASKCDFFIGNGYSNVSYTVKRLRDWQEDNIILFFRDLKSEIKLAKKRTKTVKNNHKIEEKKHKIDYPELYGGVNTYVN, from the coding sequence ATGCCAAGTGAGAGATTTTTGCTTATTAAGTCGTGGGGATGTGGTTTTTGGTCAGATGTTGACCATGTTATGGGACAATTGCTTGTGGCTGAATTGACAAATAGAATTCCTGTGATTTATTGGGGTACAAATAGTCTTTATGCAGAATCCTTTAAATCAAATGCCTTTGACCTTTATTTTGAACCAGTATCTGATTATACAATTTATGATGTGATTAAACCTCAATATACATATTATCCTCCCATATGGAGATATGACAATGTAATGGTAGAGGATCTTGACAAAATTACATGGATATACCGCAATTTAGGTGACCTAATGGGTAGTGATGCAAATGTGGTTGTCAGTGATGTGCATTACTTTGTACGTCCAATAATAAATTACATTACAAAAGACCACTGGGCTTATGGAATGACATCACAAGAAATTTATAGAGGGCTCTTTGATAAGTATATAAGACTTAAACCTGATATTGACCTTGAAATACAAGAGTTTTTTAATGCAAATCTGAGGGATTATAGACCTACTCTTGGAGTTCACATAAGAGGAGGAGATAAGGTACGTGAGGTTGAGAATCTATCAAGCTTAAATAAGAGATATCATACTGCTATAGCTAAATTTTTAGATAAATACAATATACAAAGGATTTTATTACTTACAGACTGTGAAGACATTGTAAAAGACTTTATAAAGAGGTATGGCTCAAAAGTAGTGTTTACCGATTGCAGAAGGGGTGCTTTAAATGCTACTGATAATGCCCCTCATTTGCAGGACTATACTCACAAAAGACGTAAAGGAATTGAAATAATTAAGGATACCTATTTAGCTTCTAAATGTGATTTCTTTATTGGAAATGGATATTCCAATGTATCATATACTGTTAAACGGCTTAGAGACTGGCAGGAAGACAATATAATATTATTTTTCAGAGATTTGAAGAGTGAAATAAAATTAGCTAAAAAACGAACAAAGACTGTGAAGAACAATCACAAAATAGAAGAAAAAAAACATAAGATTGATTACCCTGAATTGTACGGAGGTGTTAACACATATGTCAACTAA
- a CDS encoding thiamine pyrophosphate-dependent dehydrogenase E1 component subunit alpha yields MLDNDKLIELYKVMQTIRLVEHRIEDEYKYDEIKTPIHLSIGQEAISAGVCINLEKDDSVIGTHRSHAQYIAKGGDINKMIAELYLRKTGCSMGRGGSMHLIDPEAGVLGSTAIVGGSIPIGTGVALAAKLQNKNNVTAIFFGDGAVDEGTFHESLNFAAIKKLPAIYICENNSYAINSHEMVRHSTSIYRWAEGYGIPAYQIDGNDVLKVYDIAKKAISRARRGEGPSFIECITYRWKGHIGTVNDIGEGQRTQAEYDYWISKCPIKWFRDYLKGIGVLDDNMIKSIDEEINQIIKAAFEFAQNSPKPLPSDLLEFVYAD; encoded by the coding sequence ATGCTCGATAATGATAAACTCATTGAACTGTATAAAGTAATGCAGACCATTCGATTGGTTGAGCATAGAATAGAAGATGAATACAAGTATGATGAAATAAAGACACCAATTCATTTGTCTATCGGTCAAGAAGCAATATCAGCAGGGGTTTGTATTAATCTTGAAAAGGATGATAGTGTAATTGGGACTCACCGAAGCCATGCCCAGTATATTGCAAAGGGTGGGGATATAAACAAAATGATAGCGGAACTATATCTGCGTAAAACAGGATGTTCTATGGGTCGAGGAGGCTCAATGCATTTAATTGATCCTGAGGCTGGAGTGCTTGGTTCTACTGCTATCGTAGGTGGAAGTATTCCCATTGGTACAGGTGTTGCTCTTGCAGCAAAGCTACAGAATAAAAACAACGTAACAGCAATATTTTTCGGGGATGGAGCAGTAGATGAAGGTACTTTTCATGAAAGCCTTAATTTTGCAGCAATAAAAAAATTACCAGCAATATATATATGCGAAAACAATTCATATGCAATAAATTCACATGAAATGGTAAGACATTCTACAAGCATATACAGATGGGCTGAAGGATATGGGATTCCTGCCTATCAGATAGATGGAAATGATGTTTTAAAAGTTTATGATATAGCAAAAAAAGCTATTTCAAGAGCCAGAAGGGGAGAGGGACCATCATTTATTGAATGTATTACATATAGGTGGAAAGGACATATCGGAACGGTAAATGATATTGGTGAAGGTCAGAGAACTCAAGCAGAATATGACTATTGGATTTCAAAATGTCCAATTAAGTGGTTCAGAGATTACCTAAAGGGTATTGGTGTTCTTGATGACAATATGATAAAGAGCATAGATGAGGAAATAAATCAGATTATTAAGGCTGCTTTTGAGTTTGCTCAAAATTCACCAAAGCCATTACCTAGCGACTTACTTGAGTTTGTATACGCTGATTAA
- a CDS encoding O-fucosyltransferase family protein, translating to MSTNRFLLIKALGKSIWTDVDHVICQLFAAELTDRIPIVYWGMESNYSVAIDTNSYEIFFEPISQYNIHDITRREYTFYPPTWKYENLLAEDTDRFKMEYRDLNSLMRSDANVVVSDVYYPLRSLIPWVRKSHWAYGKTPYQIYRVLFDKYLKLQPSIKREIQKFINMNPNFRDERPIIGVHVRGNSVANEVAQIYDLNEFYKPNVWQFVVKYNIRHLLVITDSAKVLKQYKKLYDRQGMLLYTDSKKVSFKERIATCLLDYPNKRHKGVELVKDTIEIIKDTYLAAQCDFFIGNGYSSLSNTVMRLRDWPETNIKLLY from the coding sequence ATGTCAACTAACAGATTTCTTCTTATAAAGGCATTAGGTAAAAGCATTTGGACAGATGTAGACCATGTTATTTGTCAGCTTTTTGCAGCAGAACTGACAGACCGCATTCCAATTGTATATTGGGGTATGGAGAGTAATTACAGTGTAGCTATAGATACTAATTCATATGAGATATTTTTTGAACCAATATCCCAATATAATATTCATGATATTACTCGCAGAGAGTATACCTTTTATCCGCCGACCTGGAAATATGAAAATCTTTTAGCAGAAGATACTGATAGATTTAAAATGGAATACCGTGATTTAAACAGTCTTATGCGTAGTGATGCAAATGTTGTAGTAAGTGATGTCTATTATCCGTTAAGATCACTAATACCTTGGGTTAGAAAGAGCCACTGGGCCTATGGGAAAACACCTTATCAGATATATCGCGTTCTTTTTGACAAGTATTTAAAGCTTCAACCTTCTATAAAAAGAGAGATTCAGAAATTCATAAATATGAATCCTAACTTCAGAGATGAAAGACCCATTATTGGTGTCCATGTAAGAGGGAATTCAGTTGCGAATGAAGTTGCCCAGATATATGATTTGAATGAGTTTTACAAGCCTAATGTGTGGCAATTTGTTGTCAAATACAATATTAGACACTTATTAGTAATAACTGATTCTGCAAAAGTCTTAAAACAATATAAAAAGCTTTATGACAGGCAGGGTATGCTGCTTTATACAGATAGTAAAAAGGTTTCTTTTAAAGAGCGTATTGCCACTTGTCTTCTTGACTATCCCAATAAAAGACATAAGGGTGTTGAACTAGTAAAAGATACTATTGAAATTATTAAAGATACTTATTTGGCAGCACAGTGTGATTTTTTTATAGGAAACGGCTATTCAAGCTTATCTAATACTGTAATGCGTTTAAGGGATTGGCCAGAAACGAACATAAAGCTTTTATATTAA
- a CDS encoding mannose-1-phosphate guanylyltransferase codes for MDKFIVIMAGGSGTRLWPLSREVKPKQFINIDNGNCMLVRTIERVLEIVPAERCFIVTNKILANITQNTIKGLVPLSNILIEPEKKNTAACISYATLLLKERYGEGILCFVPADGYVKDNKAYKDAIERAFDAAEKTDDLVIIGITPTYPATGYGYIQTDNSEDSKKIMRVMKFIEKPDLETAKKLISTGEYLWNGGILVGSMDAIIKNIMEFLPDHYNRLTEAITHVNEGNGNTYIENAYNEIKNISFDNGVLENSKDVYVVKGSFDWDDIGSIEALSKTMEFDDAGNAIRGKHLGVETCNSVVVGEDKLIATMGIDSLIIISTPDVVLVCPKNKAQDIKTIVDILKCNGYKNLL; via the coding sequence ATGGATAAATTCATAGTTATAATGGCAGGTGGATCTGGCACTAGATTGTGGCCCCTATCCAGAGAAGTTAAGCCAAAGCAGTTTATTAATATTGATAATGGGAATTGCATGCTGGTACGAACTATTGAGCGTGTACTCGAAATTGTACCTGCAGAAAGATGCTTTATTGTAACCAATAAGATACTTGCAAACATTACGCAAAATACTATTAAGGGTTTAGTACCTTTATCAAATATACTAATAGAGCCTGAAAAGAAGAATACTGCCGCATGTATCTCTTATGCTACTTTACTTTTAAAGGAAAGATATGGTGAGGGCATATTATGCTTTGTACCAGCAGATGGTTACGTTAAAGACAATAAAGCATATAAAGATGCAATAGAACGTGCATTTGACGCTGCTGAAAAGACAGATGATTTAGTTATAATAGGCATCACGCCCACTTATCCAGCAACAGGTTATGGTTATATTCAAACAGATAATAGCGAAGATTCTAAAAAAATAATGAGGGTAATGAAATTTATTGAAAAGCCTGATTTAGAAACTGCAAAAAAACTTATCTCAACAGGTGAATATTTATGGAACGGTGGTATTTTAGTGGGAAGCATGGATGCAATAATAAAAAACATAATGGAATTTCTACCCGACCACTATAACAGGTTAACTGAAGCTATTACTCATGTAAATGAGGGGAACGGTAACACATATATTGAAAATGCATATAATGAAATAAAAAATATATCTTTTGATAATGGAGTTCTTGAAAATAGCAAAGACGTTTATGTTGTAAAGGGTTCTTTCGACTGGGATGATATAGGTTCAATTGAAGCTTTATCAAAAACGATGGAGTTTGACGATGCTGGAAATGCTATAAGAGGTAAACATTTAGGGGTAGAAACATGTAATTCAGTAGTAGTTGGCGAAGATAAGCTTATTGCAACGATGGGAATAGATAGTCTGATAATCATTAGCACTCCAGATGTAGTACTTGTCTGCCCCAAAAATAAAGCACAGGATATAAAGACAATTGTTGACATTCTAAAATGTAATGGATATAAAAACCTTTTATAA
- a CDS encoding O-fucosyltransferase family protein, which yields MSSDRFLLIKSWSYTLWADIDHVLCQLLIAEITNRIPVIYWPTHCLHNGVVQTNGFELYFEPISNYTIYHLAKPDYTYYPPIWDSDSLLADDRNRDTWMYRNIGEIISSDANVVVGDAYYNVSELIPFLKKNHSVYGMSAEQIYHYLYSKYIRIKPDIDMEIQSYYNSFIKNNYPVLAVHVRKVDKSVVFDARHSKEYGNQYWNKVYKRYTKNQNEDKIRKIYPKGKIKKPNDLYKSEIRKFIEKYNIKKIFLLTDCEETVREYKKLYGSMLIYTDCKRVLGGDCVSHMENPMIKRRRGVEIIKDTYIASKCDFFIGNDFSHLSHTVTRIKDWGDKSVSLLYWLYKRLKYPVNVMLIVKKDSNNVFSRIKNKAKEFIDKCKKKLLKGGS from the coding sequence ATGTCGAGTGATAGATTTTTACTTATTAAGTCCTGGAGTTATACGTTATGGGCTGACATTGATCATGTATTGTGCCAGCTTCTAATAGCTGAGATTACAAACAGAATTCCTGTCATATATTGGCCTACACATTGCCTGCACAACGGAGTTGTCCAAACAAACGGATTTGAACTATACTTTGAACCAATTTCCAACTATACAATTTACCACTTAGCAAAACCCGACTATACCTATTACCCGCCAATATGGGATTCAGATAGCTTATTGGCTGATGATAGAAACAGAGATACCTGGATGTATAGAAATATTGGAGAGATTATAAGCAGTGATGCAAATGTGGTTGTTGGAGATGCCTATTATAATGTATCTGAGCTAATACCATTTTTAAAGAAAAACCACTCGGTTTATGGAATGAGTGCAGAGCAGATATACCATTATCTATATAGCAAATATATAAGAATTAAGCCTGATATAGATATGGAAATACAAAGCTATTACAACTCATTTATTAAGAATAATTACCCTGTTTTAGCTGTACATGTACGTAAAGTTGACAAAAGTGTGGTGTTCGATGCAAGACATTCTAAAGAATATGGAAACCAATATTGGAATAAGGTCTATAAACGATATACCAAAAATCAAAATGAAGATAAAATCAGAAAAATATATCCAAAAGGTAAGATTAAGAAGCCCAATGACTTGTATAAATCTGAGATTCGCAAATTTATAGAAAAATATAATATTAAAAAAATATTTTTACTTACTGATTGCGAAGAGACGGTCAGAGAATATAAAAAGCTATATGGCTCAATGCTGATATACACTGATTGTAAGAGAGTTTTAGGCGGGGATTGTGTATCCCATATGGAAAATCCAATGATAAAGAGGCGAAGAGGTGTTGAGATTATAAAAGATACATATATCGCTTCTAAATGTGATTTTTTTATTGGTAATGATTTTTCTCATTTATCCCATACAGTAACGAGGATAAAGGACTGGGGAGATAAAAGTGTAAGCCTCTTATACTGGCTCTATAAAAGGCTTAAATACCCAGTAAATGTAATGCTAATTGTTAAGAAAGATAGTAATAATGTTTTTTCTCGTATAAAAAATAAAGCTAAAGAGTTTATAGATAAATGCAAGAAAAAGCTATTAAAAGGGGGTTCTTGA
- a CDS encoding accessory gene regulator B family protein, protein MEITFYRKLANKLADTVVKNQDYSEQEEKRIRHGLVCILSDLYKFILIFLIFFCFSLTKECFIAFIGILMLRPFLAGYHAKNEFLCIFISLATIAISIFVGKLNIIPDTLNIILIILLPIVGLIIAPVRTKKVEEKKTTSKALTVLLTILALILDYFLFDSQILLVSILQVYILALYQLVKNQFNNRINNDSAVNV, encoded by the coding sequence TTGGAAATTACATTTTACAGAAAGCTTGCAAATAAGTTAGCAGATACAGTAGTAAAAAATCAAGACTATTCGGAGCAAGAAGAGAAACGGATTCGCCATGGTTTGGTATGTATCCTTTCAGATTTGTATAAATTTATTTTAATATTCTTAATTTTTTTCTGCTTTTCATTAACTAAAGAATGTTTTATCGCTTTTATTGGTATTTTAATGTTACGGCCCTTCTTAGCAGGCTATCATGCAAAAAATGAGTTTCTTTGTATATTTATATCACTTGCAACTATTGCAATAAGTATATTTGTTGGTAAATTAAATATAATACCAGATACCCTAAATATAATATTAATAATTTTACTGCCTATAGTTGGATTAATTATTGCACCCGTTCGTACAAAAAAAGTCGAAGAAAAGAAAACCACAAGTAAAGCACTAACTGTTTTATTGACAATTTTAGCACTAATTCTAGATTATTTTTTATTTGATAGCCAGATTTTATTAGTAAGCATACTTCAAGTTTATATACTTGCATTATATCAATTGGTAAAAAATCAATTTAACAATAGAATCAATAATGATTCAGCTGTGAATGTATGA
- a CDS encoding alpha-ketoacid dehydrogenase subunit beta: protein MPWTTIEVEKQDKFYIKDDSNESRIISYKDAIYEALDQSMARDSRVFIMGEGVDDPAGVFGTTKDLHKKYGADRVFDTPIAENSLTGMVTGAAMAGLRPILIHSRMDFLIISLDQLVNHACKWCYMFGGKVKIPLVVRTISARGWGSGAQHSQCVQGMMMNVPGLKIAAPATPYDAKGLLISSIIDNNPVLFVEHRWLYKTMGNVPDNLYSIPFGKGMVRRKGTDVTIVAVSYMVIEALKAAEKLQSENISAEVIDLRTIKPIDEDIIFDSLAKTGKLLITDTGCKTGGVASEIAAIVAEKAFHLLKKPIERVCCPDGPTPASDVLEKAYYQDSESIFKKVLEMMK, encoded by the coding sequence ATGCCCTGGACAACAATTGAAGTTGAAAAGCAGGATAAATTTTATATTAAAGACGATTCAAATGAAAGCAGAATTATTTCATATAAGGATGCCATATATGAAGCCCTGGATCAATCTATGGCACGAGATTCAAGAGTCTTTATAATGGGTGAGGGTGTTGATGACCCAGCAGGAGTATTTGGTACAACAAAAGATTTGCATAAGAAATATGGCGCTGACAGAGTATTTGATACACCAATTGCTGAAAATTCTTTGACTGGTATGGTGACAGGAGCAGCAATGGCTGGACTTAGACCAATTTTAATACACAGCCGAATGGATTTTTTAATTATTTCCTTGGATCAATTGGTAAACCATGCCTGTAAATGGTGCTATATGTTTGGAGGGAAAGTGAAAATTCCTTTGGTGGTTCGTACTATAAGTGCAAGAGGGTGGGGATCTGGGGCACAACATTCTCAATGCGTGCAGGGTATGATGATGAACGTACCAGGCCTGAAAATTGCTGCGCCTGCTACACCTTATGATGCAAAGGGACTATTAATTTCCAGCATAATAGACAATAATCCTGTATTGTTTGTTGAACACAGATGGCTTTATAAAACTATGGGTAATGTTCCTGATAACCTGTATTCCATTCCTTTTGGGAAGGGCATGGTAAGAAGAAAGGGAACTGACGTTACTATTGTAGCAGTTTCTTATATGGTAATAGAGGCTCTGAAGGCAGCAGAAAAGCTTCAGTCTGAAAATATTTCTGCAGAAGTTATAGATTTACGAACTATAAAGCCTATCGATGAAGATATAATTTTTGATTCCCTTGCAAAGACTGGGAAGCTGTTAATAACAGATACTGGCTGTAAAACAGGAGGGGTTGCTTCAGAAATAGCTGCTATTGTAGCAGAAAAGGCCTTTCATTTATTGAAAAAGCCTATTGAAAGAGTGTGCTGCCCCGATGGACCAACACCGGCAAGTGATGTTTTGGAAAAAGCCTATTATCAGGATTCTGAAAGTATATTTAAAAAGGTACTTGAGATGATGAAGTAA